Proteins co-encoded in one Populus trichocarpa isolate Nisqually-1 chromosome 10, P.trichocarpa_v4.1, whole genome shotgun sequence genomic window:
- the LOC7475387 gene encoding chromatin structure-remodeling complex protein SYD isoform X12, with protein sequence MASSQSSQNVELEAAKFLHKLIQDSKDEPAKLATKLYVILQHMKSSGKEHSMPYQVISRAMETVINQHGLDIEALRSSRLPLTGGTQMGDSSTAQYGGSSQAVGVGKDSKAGLAENEISKVDPSASSRPPAGPSSAGHDYYQGSGTQRSSQSFDHESPSSLETRSANSQSQERGANQKDGKKAVAKRKRGDSSLHLEMHVENPQQLDPRNTIVNPRKGKMNKVDSPGSYAVRGGENTSFNKVPSSGQLEVSSSYVSAGQQQGGSLSSAHESLTSRCMWNQNKAGLPLERSQVPRFSSNAVSGNATAEIPLQQSAISSLGSSAFSKVHGGMPATSYPAGPMGEPGFAGLVQYGGSEHQKHGLAKGAVASSAEKTSEGFFSANRVDDFPTSLSTGKILENDGGSSNMFAESNKIIQGGRQSSNSELTMIRSTPPRDVGKSPVSQGSVSPGMPFNEQQLRQLRAQCLVFLAFRNVLPPKKLHLDIALGNVVPKDGGTLDGPRKELTDHKGKAQSSNEPTNIPELLMPCGRLNNAKEFDKVLPGLGGRFLDENCASKEADKLKMMEDKSGLPSDPSMLADERKYLYSTRKLDAEIQRQEAVESQAVFTTAMQQPDSARGGLPLSNPVDSMGNAFLQVGKTDHASSATFINKQAIPEAVSWTRIGSQSLPSGSIQLGLVPDRKDNAPSQFHILGNSNASEQDDDDKSAASTDSPPSPKYTMLEKWIMDQQRKKLLTEQGWVLKQQKTKQRIATCFDKLKETVSSSEDISAKTKIVIELKKLQLLELQRRLRSNFLNDFFKPITNDMDRLKSYKKHKHGRRIKQLERYEQKMKEERQKRIRERQKEFFAEIEVHKERLEDVFKIKRERWKGFNKYVKEFHKRKERTHREKIDRIQREKINLLKINDVEGYLRMVQDAKSDRVKQLLKETEKYLQKLGSKLQEAKSMASRFENDMDESRHAAVVEKNETSVENEDESDQAKHYMESNEKYYLMAHSVKESIAEQPTCLLGGKLREYQMNGLRWLVSLYNNHLNGILADEMGLGKTVQVISLICYLMETKNDRGPFLVVVPSSVLPGWETEINFWAPGIHKIVYSGPPEERRRLFKEKIVHQKFNVLLTTYEYLMNKHDRPKLSKIHWRYIIIDEGHRIKNASCKLNADLRHYQSSHRLLLTGTPLQNNLEELWALLNFLLPNIFNSAEDFSQWFNKPFESNGDNSADEALLSEEENLLIINRLHQVLRPFVLRRLKHKVENQLPEKIERLVRCEASAYQKLLMKRVEENLGSIGNSKARTVHNSVMELRNICNHPYLSQLHADEVDTLIPKHFLPPIIRLCGKLEMLDRLLPKLKATDHRVLFFSTMTRLLDVMEEYLTWKQYRYLRLDGHTSGGDRGSLIDRFNQQDSPYFIFLLSIRAGGVGVNLQAADTVIIFDTDWNPQVDLQAQARAHRIGQKRDVLVLRFETVQTVEEQVRASAEHKLGVANQSITAGFFDNNTSAEDRREYLESLLRECKKEEAAPVLDDDALNDLLARSESEIDVFESVDKQRRHQEMATWKSLLSGQGMDALEPLPPLPSRLVTDDDLKALYEAMKLYDMPKAGAESNAGAKRKGQHVGGLDAKHYGRGKRAREVRSYEEQWTEEEFEKMCQAESPDSPKVKEETGERNLPKEASGSLLAIGCTEPQAPPQLPPLPPPVEPLLLQQSKEVTPPSKRGRGRPRRATSDKSPAAMVLSVPPETGKVDVELQKGIESGSSKTSPLDSSPVPNLEGNSGATPHLGSRIAPSAQPTTPVSVALSSQITTAPLSVPLQSRGRGRKVQGAVQTPRRRGKNQVAVSPTTSSSAVPDPNINDQSQNVSVNPSVIAMGGTVSSAPMPQHPTNFPAAAAAAVEGISAATHHSGPGTALDSQPNPPNPSISPTIQSIVPSSSVPMQVKGQNRKTQSGTETTRRKGKKEVPVSPSVPDASDSQLSKSNPTLSQDKSGESGSKAIFMVSNQQNDALDRDVNQEQVSQEVGQDKKATELLDDVAQHRQPASTLTTHDGITRSMACAGSSGQIHGVDMHDVASVTKEVSAVNSSSKAKVLEVSGSESGVILSTPQLSKRFAEVVQNQSSEDNPSPVVYPATESLLHSATVEGVCKTVHQLAPKITSSSQPISSYPSVTPVFQSNTPEAMQVKRQGHKAPTRGEAPRRRGKKQGSISPAVDATIGQDPIVNPQMQMQNKSRDSLGSKVISLRSAQGNELKELKNVVQEAHIPSGLVGQDPKRKEASGILAVGRIQTADVTDVARVMKEIFSETCSSKNKIGDSSTVEVRSAPVSSKMSVEVAKNQSSEGKALSAVSILEATLPVMGSSNDDSKQPGSGDGVKMEGDHTPALGKAPTSEINPSMLEIKTSHGPVEKMRELIRASTENPVMGSNMEVNHSVLDAGDRDNITSQRPAPEGLLGDGGDPPMVTLSVSDVTEHPRSDSGYRTQASKASPKFSPHVSLGNRTISIKPDYTDYFSLGTVTPVADHSDSRNILSVADSVSRSSNKPSVKESLDSSLEIRDDEAKTHIQSGVDITKVEGEEVCKMQIDPAVSEASSLKYLSSSNKIEPNSSAAGASHRKDAFSQFGGIVLQNISPLRGNTYGPCENDLVGSSVAVEEPHKTEAGNKAEYSQVGAFVPKDLSENMVLPSSPLAREEEKDSRPFEQGLAGSSIEPETSKGFEAQMASKMDVSNANVIIPEIRPEHMVLPQSFLEAEENINGILENDAACCLVVPEGAKGSEVENDDQMGAQKVSDSVQEIVDPLPSSLVIEEDQVEGSSEKGALCFSVIVQNSGGSEAEAGKQLDASHAETLVRENVSENMVSPRSSLVSEAPVVEGSSEQDIFGFSVVLETSKGSATNNEVQVNPSQVDGVVPETKTGIWMQESEIARSSEKHQDDSSVAKQSKPSAIEEGSQMIVSEVGGIVHETSLENSCVPSVSETKAENANCLYEKSSHCVLLALEEAKQSETESSNQLAVSDFPMTGPENSLENICQSSCSLTMEADKIEGSSKKSSCDISVAMEESKKFEKENDESHVGSKECEESQVVGTSFEHTQVGSIGPEETSGNTDKSSYSSEMQEGKIEGSSQNIPEESNRSEAETDDQTQYGGMALANMSENIEGSYSSGMQEDKIKGSSLNVPEESNRLEAETDDQTQFGGMTLAKMSEKIEGSSLNVPEESNRLEAETDDRTQFGGMALAKMSEKIEGSSLNVPEESNRLEAETDDQTQFCGMALAKMSEKIEGSCLNVSEESKRSEAETNDQAQCGGMAQANMPEKIEDVSFSGMQEDKIEGSSQNVPESNRSEAETDNQTQFGGMALAKMLEKIEGSSLNVQEESNRSEAETNDQAQCGGMALANMPEKIEDLSSSGMQEDKIKGSSLNVPEESKRQEAETVTDDETQCDGMAPANMLPSSSLLEEKTDVLSEKDPAE encoded by the exons ATTTTGCAACACATGAAATCAAGCGGGAAGGAACATTCCATGCCGTATCAAGTAATATCAAG GGCCATGGAGACTGTCATCAATCAGCATGGTCTTGATATTGAAGCTTTGAGGTCATCACGCCTTCCTTTGACCGGTGGAACTCAAATGGGGGATTCTTCGACTGCACAATATGGAG GATCTTCACAGGCAGTTGGAGTTGGGAAAGACTCTAAAGCTGGATTGGCTGAAAATGAGATATCCAAAGTTGATCCTTCTGCTTCCAGTAGGCCCCCTGCTGGCCCAAGTAGTGCAGGCCATGATTATTATCAAGGATCTGGAACTCAAAGGAGCAGCCAGTCATTTGATCATGAAAGTCCTTCTAGTTTGGAAACTAGGTCTGCCAATTCACAATCCCAAGAAAGAGGAGCGAATCAGAAGGATGGTAAAAAGGCTGTTGCTAAGAGGAAGAGGGGTGATTCATCTTTACACTTGGAAATGCATGTTGAGAATCCCCAACAACTTGATCCTCGCAATACCATAGTTAATCCAAGGAAGGGGAAAATGAACAAGGTTGACTCACCAGGGAGTTATGCAGTTAGAGGTGGTGAAAATACCAGCTTTAATAAGGTTCCTAGTAGTGGTCAGCTGGAAGTTTCATCTTCTTATGTGTCTGCAGGACAACAGCAAGGGGGTTCTCTTTCATCTGCACATGAAAGTCTCACTTCCAGGTGTATGTGGAATCAAAATAAAGCAGGGTTACCCCTTGAAAGATCTCAAGTTCCAAGGTTCTCTTCGAATGCTGTTTCTGGTAATGCAACAGCAGAAATTCCATTGCAGCAGTCAGCAATTTCATCTCTTGGATCAA GTGCTTTTAGCAAGGTTCATGGAGGGATGCCTGCCACTTCATATCCAGCAGGGCCCATGGGGGAGCCAGGGTTTGCAGGTCTAGTGCAATATGGTGGTTCTGAACATCAGAAACATGGATTGGCAAAGGGTGCTGTAGCTAGTTCTGCTGAGAAAACCTCAGAAGGATTTTTTTCTGCTAACCGTGTGGATGACTTTCCCACTTCACTTTCAACTGGAAAGATTTTAGAAAATGATGGAGGAAGTTCAAACATGTTTGCAGAGTCAAATAAAATTATCCAG GGTGGCAGGCAATCTAGTAATTCAGAATTGACAATGATTAGATCAACACCTCCTAGAGATGTTGGAAAATCTCCTGTTTCCCAGGGTTCTGTCTCTCCTGGCATGCCTTTCAATGAACAACAGCTGAGACAGCTCAGAGCTCAGTGCCTTGTCTTTTTAGCATTCAG AAATGTTTTGCCGCCAAAGAAACTTCATCTGGATATAGCACTTGGAAATGTTGTTCCTAAAGATG GTGGCACTTTGGATGGTCCTCGCAAAGAGCTGACTGATCATAAAGGAAAGGCACAATCTTCTAATGAGCCAACCAATATTCCTGAACTTTTAATGCCATGTGGAAGGCTGAATAATGCAAAGGAATTTGATAAAGTGCTTCCCGGTTTGGGGGGAAGATTCTTGGATGAAAACTGTGCATCCAAAGAAGCTGATAAACTTAAAATGATGGAGGACAAAAGTGGTCTACCTTCTGACCCCTCGATGCTTGCAGATGAAAGGAAATATCTGTACTCCACAAGGAAACTGGATGCTGAAATACAAAGGCAGGAAGCAGTGGAATCGCAGGCAGTTTTCACCACTGCAATGCAGCAGCCTGATTCAGCAAGGGGTGGTTTACCCTTGAGTAACCCTGTGGACAGCATGGGGAATGCCTTTCTTCAAGTTGGAAAAACTGACCATGCTTCTTCTGCAACATTCATAAATAAGCAGGCAATCCCTGAGGCAGTTAGCTGGACTAGAATTGGCAGTCAATCCCTACCATCCGGCTCCATTCAGCTCGGATTGGTTCCAGACAGAAAAGATAATGCTCCTAGTCAGTTTCACATTCTTGGCAATAGTAATGCTTCAG AacaagatgatgatgataagtCAGCCGCTTCTACTGATTCACCACCTTCTCCAAAGTACACCATGTTAGAGAAATGGATTATGGATCAGCAGAGGAAGAAACTTTTAACCGAGCAAGGTTGGGTTCTAAAACagcagaaaacaaaacaaagaattgCCACTTGTTTTGACAAGTTAAAG GAAACTGTTAGCTCGTCTGAAGACATATCTGCAAAAACCAAAATTgtaatagaattgaaaaagcttCAGCTCTTGGAGCTTCAACGCCGTCTAAGGAG TAATtttctcaatgatttttttaagccCATCACAAATGACATGGATCGTTTGAAATCATATAAGAAACATAAGCATGGCAGGAGGATCAAACAACTTGAAAGGTATGAGCAGAAAATGAAGGAAGAACGACAAAAGAGGATACGTGAGAGGCAGAAGGAGTTCTTTGCTGAGATAGAAGTTCACAA GGAAAGACTGGAAGATGTGTTTAAGATTAAGAGAGAACGCtggaaaggtttcaataaataTGTCAAAGAGTTCCATAAAAGGAAGGAGCGTACCCATCGGGAGAAGATTGACAGAATCCAGCGTGAGaagattaatttattgaaaatcaatGATGTTGAGGGGTATCTGCGAATGGTGCAG GATGCAAAATCAGACCGTGTTAAGCAACTGCTGAAAGAGACGGAGAAGTATCTTCAAAAGCTGGGATCCAAGCTACAGGAAGCTAAGTCTATGGCAAGCCGATTTGAGAATGATATGGATGAGTCACGGCATGCTGCTGTTGTTGAGAAGAATGAAACTTCTGTTGAGAATGAAGATGAAAGTGACCAGGCCAAG CATTACATGGAAAGCAATGAGAAGTACTATTTGATGGCTCATAG TGTAAAAGAAAGCATTGCAGAACAGCCAACATGTCTCCTGGGCGGAAAATTAAGGGA GTATCAGATGAATGGACTAAGGTGGTTGGTTTCACTATACAACAATCATTTGAATGGCATTCTTGCTGATGAAATGGGTCTTGGGAAAACTGTTCAg GTTATTTCTCTAATTTGCTACCTGAtggaaacaaaaaatgataGAGGGCCTTTCTTGGTGGTTGTACCTTCTTCAGTTTTACCTGGCTGGGAGACTGAAATCAATTTCTGGGCACCTGGAATCCACAAAATTGTCTATTCTGGGCCTCCGGAGGAGAGGCGCAGGCTATTTAA gGAAAAGATTGTGCATCAAAAATTCAATGTCCTTCTGACAACGTATGAATATCTGATGAACAAACACGATAGACCGAAACTGAGCAAGATACATTGGCgatatataataattgatgaaGGCCATCGCATAAAGAATGCTTCTTGCAAATTGAATGCTGACTTGAGGCATTATCAGAGTTCTCACAGGTTGTTATTAACTGGAACACCACTACAG AACAATCTTGAGGAATTGTGGGCACTACTCAACTTTTTGCTACCTAACATATTTAACTCAGCAGAGGATTTTTCTCAGTGGTTCAACAAACCATTTGAGAGTAATGGTGATAATTCAGCCGATGAA GCCTTACTTTCCGAGGAGGAAAATTTGTTGATCATAAACCGTCTCCACCAAGTTCTTCGACCATTTGTACTTCGGAGACTGAAACACAAG GTTGAGAATCAACTGCCTGAGAAGATTGAGAGACTTGTTCGGTGTGAGGCTTCTGCATATCAGAAGCTTCTTATGAAGAGAGTAGAAGAGAATCTTGGTTCAATTGGAAATTCAAAG GCTCGAACAGTGCACAACTCAGTTATGGAGCTTCGTAACATATGCAATCATCCATACCTTAGCCAGCTTCATGCGGATGAG GTTGATACTTTGATACCTAAGCATTTTCTGCCACCAATTATTAGACTTTGTGGAAAGCTTGAGATGCTAGATCGTTTGCTACCCAAATTGAAAGCAACAGACCATCGG gttcttttcttttccacaaTGACCAGGCTGCTTGATGTTATGGAGGAGTATCTCACTTGGAAACAGTATCGATACCTTCGCTTGGATGGTCATACCTCTGGAGGTGACCGTGGTTCACTCATTGACCGTTTTAACCAACAAGATTctccatattttattttcttgctcag CATTCGGGCTGGTGGTGTTGGAGTGAACCTTCAAGCTGCTGATACTGTGATCATATTTGATACTGATTGGAATCCTCAG GTTGATCTTCAAGCTCAAGCAAGGGCTCATAGGATTGGCCAGAAGAGGGATGTGCTTGTTCTTCGATTTGAAACA GTCCAAACTGTTGAAGAACAAGTCAGAGCTTCTGCTGAGCATAAACTGGGAGTTGCTAATCAGAGCATTACTGCTGGTTTCTTTGACAATAATACAAG TGCAGAAGATCGAAGGGAATACTTGGAGTCCCTTCTGCGTGAATGCAAGAAAGAGGAGGCTGCCCCTGTTTTAGATGATGATGCTCTAAATGATCTCTTAGCTCGCAG TGAATCAGAGATTGATGTATTTGAATCAGTTGACAAACAAAGGCGGCATCAAGAGATG GCAACATGGAAGAGTTTGTTATCGGGTCAAGGGATGGATGCTTTGGAACCTCTACCACCTTTGCCTTCACGCCTTGTAACAGATGATGACTTGAAAGCACTCTATGAAGCAATGAAGTTGTATGATATGCCAAAGGCTGGGGCAGAATCCAATGCAGGGGCGAAGCGTAAGGGGCAGCATGTTGGGGGCCTTGATGCTAAACATTATGGAAGGGGCAAACGAGCTAGAGAG GTACGCTCTTATGAAGAGCAATGGACAGAAGAGGAATTTGAGAAGATGTGTCAGGCTGAATCTCCAGACTCTCCTAAGGTGAAAGAAGAAACAGGAGAGAGGAACTTGCCAAAAGAGGCTAGTGGGTCTTTATTGGCTATTGGTTGCACAGAACCTCAAGCTCCACCACAACTGCCACCGCTGCCACCTCCTGTGGAGCCTCTCCTGCTGCAGCAGAGCAAAGAGGTAACTCCTCCATCAAAACGGGGGCGTGGAAGGCCGAGAAGAGCAACTTCAGATAAATCTCCAGCTGCGATGGTACTCTCAGTACCTCCTGAAACTGGCAAAGTGGATGTGGAGTTACAGAAGGGAATAGAGTCTGGCTCCTCAAAAACATCTCCTCTTGATTCTTCTCCTGTTCCTAATTTAGAAGGTAATAGTGGAGCCACACCTCATTTAGGATCAAGGATTGCTCCCAGTGCTCAGCCAACCACTCCAGTTTCTGTTGCACTTAGCTCACAAATCACTACTGCTCCCCTTTCTGTGCCATTGCAATCAAGAGGTCGAGGACGGAAGGTTCAAGGTGCAGTTCAAACACCACGGCGCAGAGGAAAGAATCAAGTGGCTGTTTCACCCACCACTTCAAGTTCTGCTGTTCCTGATCCAAATATAAATGATCAATCACAGAATGTATCTGTCAATCCATCAGTAATTGCCATGGGTGGAACTGTTTCTAGTGCTCCCATGCCACAACATCCTACTAATtttcctgctgctgctgctgctgctgtagaGGGTATTAGTGCAGCCACTCATCATTCTGGGCCTGGGACTGCTTTGGATTCTCAACCAAACCCTCCCAACCCTTCTATCTCCCCTACCATTCAATCCATAGTTCCTAGTTCTTCAGTTCCTATGCAAGTCAAAGGGCAAAACCGAAAGACTCAAAGTGGCACTGAAACAACTCGACgcaaaggaaagaaagaggTGCCAGTATCACCTTCTGTTCCAGATGCTTCAGACAGTCAGCTTTCAAAATCCAATCCAACGTTGTCACAGGATAAATCTGGGGAATCAGGAAGTAAAGCTATTTTCATGGTTAGTAACCAACAGAATGATGCTCTGGACAGAGATGTTAACCAGGAGCAAGTGTCCCAAGAAGTTGGCCAGGATAAAAAAGCAACTGAGCTTTTGGATGATGTAGCCCAGCATAGGCAACCAGCCAGCACTCTTACAACGCATGATGGTATTACCAGATCTATGG CTTGTGCAGGATCTTCTGGACAAATACATGGTGTTGATATGCATGATGTAGCTTCTGTGACAAAGGAGGTTTCAGCAGTGAATAGCTCTTCAAAAGCTAAAGTACTTGAAGTTTCTGGGAGTGAAAGTGGAGTTATCCTGTCTACACCTCAATTAAGTAAGCGCTTTGCAGAGGTGGTCCAGAATCAAAGCTCAGAGGATAACCCTTCCCCAGTGGTTTATCCTGCAACTGAGTCATTACTCCATTCTGCCACTGTAGAAGGTGTTTGCAAAACTGTGCATCAGCTTGCTCCAAAGATTACTTCCAGCTCTCAGCCAATTTCATCTTATCCTTCTGTTACTCCAGTATTTCAATCTAACACTCCTGAAGCCATGCAAGTTAAAAGGCAAGGTCATAAAGCTCCTACCAGAGGGGAAGCACCTAGACGAAGAGGTAAGAAACAGGGTTCAATTTCACCTGCTGTGGATGCTACAATTGGTCAGGATCCCATTGTAAATCCTCAAATGCAAATGCAAAATAAGTCCAGAGATTCATTAGGGAGCAAGGTCATATCCTTGAGGAGTGCTCAAGGAAATGAACTCAAGGAGTTGAAGAATGTTGTTCAG GAAGCACATATTCCCAGTGGTTTAGTTGGTCAagatccaaaaagaaaagaagctagTGGGATTCTGGCTGTTGGCCGAATTCAGACTGCTGACGTAACTGATGTTGCTCGTGTGATGAAGGAGATTTTTTCTGAGACTTgctcttcaaaaaataaaattggtgaCTCTTCTACAGTTGAAGTTAGAAGTGCCCCTGTTTCAAGTAAGATGTCTGTGGAGGTGGCAAAAAACCAAAGCTCAGAGGGTAAAGCACTATCCGCTGTGTCAATTTTAGAAGCTACACTTCCAGTCATGGGGAGTTCAAATGATGATTCTAAACAGCCTGGGTCTGGAGATGGTGTCAAGATGGAAGGGGATCATACTCCTGCTTTGGGTAAGGCTCCTACTTCTGAAATCAATCCCTCTATGCTTGAAATCAAGACCAGTCATGGCCCTGTTGAAAAAATGAGAGAGTTGATACGGGCTTCCACTGAAAACCCAGTCATGGGAAGTAATATGGAAGTCAATCATTCAGTTCTTGATGCTGGTGACAGGGACAATATTACTTCTCAGAGACCTGCTCCTGAAGGTCTTcttggtgatggtggtgatcCTCCCATGGTTACCCTATCTGTTTCAGATGTAACAGAACACCCTAGGAGTGACTCTGGATACAGAACGCAGGCTTCAAAAGCATCTCCTAAGTTTTCTCCACATGTTAGCCTTGGCAATCGTACAATTTCCATTAAACCTGATTATACTGATTATTTTTCCTTAGGGACTGTTACTCCTGTTGCAGATCATTCAGATTCAAGAAATATCCTAAGTGTAGCTGATAGTGTATCTAGAAGCAGTAATAAGCCTTCTGTGAAAGAGTCCCTAGATTCTTCTCTTGAAATCAGAGATGATGAAGCTAAAACTCATATTCAATCGGGGGTTGATATAACCAAGGTTGAGGGTGAGGAGGTCTGCAAAATGCAAATTGATCCTGCTGTATcagag GCCTCTTCTCTTAAATATCTGTCTTCTTCCAACAAGATAGAGCCAAACAGTTCTGCAGCTGGAGCCAGTCATCGAAAGGATGCTTTTTCTCAGTTTGGTGGGATTGTGCTGCAAAATATTTCTCCACTCAGAGGAAATACCTATGGCCCATGTGAGAATGATCTTGTTGGAAGCTCAGTAGCAGTGGAGGAACCACACAAAACTGAAGCAGGTAACAAAGCAGAATATTCTCAGGTTGGTGCGTTTGTGCCAAAAGATTTGTCAGAAAACATGGTTCTACCCTCGTCCCCACTGGCAAGGGAGGAAGAAAAGGACAGTAGACCATTTGAGCAGGGTTTAGCTGGCAGCTCAATAGAACCAGAAACATCAAAGGGGTTTGAGGCTCAAATGGCCAGTAAAATGGATGTATCTAATGCTAATGTTATCATTCCAGAAATTAGACCAGAACACATGGTTCTACCCCAATCTTTCTTGGAAGCAGAAGAAAACATCAATGGCATTTTGGAGAATGATGCGGCTTGCTGTTTGGTGGTGCCAGAGGGAGCAAAGGGATCTGAAGTTGAAAATGATGATCAGATGGGCGCGCAGAAGGTGTCTGATAGTGTACAAGAAATTGTGGATCCCTTACCATCTTCTCTTGTAATAGAGGAAGATCAGGTTGAGGGCTCATCCGAGAAGGGTGCGCTTTGTTTCTCTGTAATAGTTCAAAATTCAGGAGGGTCAGAAGCTGAAGCAGGCAAGCAACTAGATGCATCTCATGCTGAGACTTTGGTACGAGAAAATGTATCAGAGAACATGGTTTCGCCAAGATCTTCTTTGGTATCAGAGGCACCAGTGGTTGAGGGCTCTTCTGAGCAGGATATATTTGGCTTCTCAGTAGTACTAGAGACATCTAAAGGGTCTGCTACTAATAATGAGGTTCAAGTAAATCCATCTCAGGTAGATGGAGTTGTGCCTGAAACTAAAACGGGCATATGGATGCAGGAATCTGAGATTGCAAGATCATCTGAGAAGCACCAAGATGACAGCTCAGTAGCCAAGCAATCAAAACCATCTGCAATTGAAGAGGGCAGTCAAATGATAGTATCTGAGGTTGGTGGAATTGTGCATGAAACTTCTTTGGAAAACAGTTGTGTGCCATCTGTCTCAGAAACAAAGGCAGAAAACGCTAATTGCTTATATGAGAAAAGTTCTCATTGCGTCTTGCTTGCTCTAGAGGAAGCAAAACAGTCTGAAACTGAAAGTAGCAACCAACTGGCTGTATCTGATTTTCCTATGACCGGGCCTGAAAATTCTTTGGAGAACATATGCCAGTCTTCATGTTCTCTAACAATGGAGGCGGATAAGATTGAGGGCTCGTCTAAGAAGAGTTCTTGTGACATCTCAGTAGCAATGGAGGAAtcaaaaaagtttgaaaaagaaaacgatgAATCTCATGTTGGTAGCAAGGAATGTGAAGAAAGTCAAGTTGTTGGTACCAGTTTCGAACACACACAGGTTGGTAGCATTGGACCAGAAGAAACATCTGGAAACACAGACAAATCCTCATATTCCTCAGAAATGCAGGAAGGTAAGATTGAGGGCTCATCTCAGAATATCCCAGAGGAATCAAATAGGTCGGAAGCTGAAACAGATGATCAAACTCAGTATGGTGGGATGGCTCTAGCCAACATGTCAGAAAATATCGAGGGCTCTTATTCCTCAGGGATGCAGGAAGACAAGATTAAGGGCTCTTCTTTGAATGTACCAGAGGAATCAAATAGGTTGGAAGCTGAAACAGATGATCAAACTCAATTTGGTGGGATGACTCTAGCTAAGATGTCAGAAAAGATTGAGGGCTCATCTCTGAATGTCCCAGAGGAATCAAATAG GTTGGAAGCTGAAACAGATGATCGAACTCAATTTGGTGGGATGGCTCTAGCTAAGATGTCAGAAAAGATTGAGGGCTCATCTCTGAATGTCCCAGAGGAATCAAATAG GTTGGAAGCTGAAACAGAtgatcaaactcaattttgtggGATGGCTCTAGCTAAGATGTCAGAAAAGATTGAGGGCTCATGTCTAAATGTCTCAGAGGAATCTAAGAGGTCGGAAGCTGAAACAAATGACCAAGCTCAATGTGGTGGGATGGCTCAAGCTAACATGCCAGAAAAGATAGAGGACGTATCTTTCTCAGGGATGCAGGAAGACAAGATTGAGGGCTCATCTCAGAATGTCCCAGAGTCAAATAGGTCAGAAGCTGAAACAgataatcaaactcaatttggtGGGATGGCTCTAGCTAAGATGTTAGAAAAGATTGAGGGCTCATCTCTGAATGTCCAAGAGGAATCAAATAGGTCGGAAGCTGAAACAAATGACCAAGCTCAATGTGGTGGGATGGCTCTAGCGAACATGCCAGAAAAGATAGAGGACTTGTCTTCCTCAGGGATGCAGGAAGACAAGATTAAAGGCTCTTCTCTAAATGTCCCAGAGGAATCAAAAAGGCAGGAAGCTGAAACTGTAACTGATGATGAAACTCAGTGTGATGGGATGGCTCCAGCGAACATGTTGCCTTCATCTTCTCTCTTGGAGGAAAAGACTGACGTCTTATCAGAGAAAGATCCAGCTGAATAA